One genomic segment of Helicobacter pylori NQ4053 includes these proteins:
- a CDS encoding thioredoxin family protein produces MLEVINGKNYAEKTAHQAVVVNVGASWCPDCRKIEPIMENLAKTYKGKVEFFKVSFDESQDLKESLGIRKIPTLIFYKNAKEVGERLVEPGSQKPIEDALKALL; encoded by the coding sequence ATGTTAGAAGTGATTAACGGGAAGAATTACGCAGAAAAAACCGCCCATCAAGCGGTAGTGGTTAATGTGGGGGCGAGCTGGTGCCCGGATTGCAGGAAGATTGAGCCGATCATGGAAAATTTAGCCAAAACTTACAAAGGCAAGGTGGAATTTTTTAAGGTTTCTTTTGATGAGAGCCAGGATTTAAAAGAGAGCTTAGGCATTCGCAAGATCCCTACTTTGATTTTTTACAAAAACGCCAAAGAAGTGGGTGAAAGGCTTGTAGAACCCGGATCTCAAAAACCGATTGAAGACGCCTTAAAAGCGTTATTATAA
- the lpoB gene encoding penicillin-binding protein activator LpoB — protein sequence MLLKTKLKIISSVILSALLWVGCSSEMATYQNVNDATKNTTASINSTDLLLTANAMLDSMFSDPNFEQLKGKHLIEVSDVINDTTQPNLDMNLLTTEIARQLRLRSNGRFNITRASGGSGIAADSRMVKQREKERESEEYNQDTTVEKGTLKAADLSLSGKVSSIAASISSSRQRLDYDFTLSLTNRKTGEEVWSDVKPIVKNASNKRMF from the coding sequence ATGTTATTGAAAACAAAATTAAAAATTATAAGCTCGGTGATTTTGAGTGCTTTATTGTGGGTGGGTTGCTCAAGCGAAATGGCGACTTATCAAAATGTGAATGATGCCACTAAAAATACGACTGCAAGTATTAACAGCACGGATTTATTACTAACCGCTAACGCGATGTTAGATTCCATGTTTAGCGACCCTAATTTTGAGCAACTCAAGGGCAAGCATTTGATTGAAGTTTCAGATGTGATTAACGACACCACGCAACCCAATTTGGACATGAATCTTTTGACGACTGAAATCGCACGGCAGTTGCGGTTGCGATCTAATGGGAGGTTCAATATCACAAGGGCGAGTGGAGGGAGTGGCATTGCAGCGGATAGCCGAATGGTGAAACAGCGCGAAAAAGAACGAGAGAGCGAAGAGTATAATCAAGACACCACTGTAGAAAAAGGCACTTTAAAAGCCGCTGATTTATCTTTAAGTGGTAAAGTATCTAGTATCGCAGCCTCTATTAGTAGTTCTAGGCAGCGCTTGGACTATGACTTCACCCTAAGCCTTACCAATAGGAAAACGGGTGAAGAGGTATGGAGCGATGTTAAGCCTATTGTGAAGAACGCTAGCAATAAGCGTATGTTTTAA
- a CDS encoding LPP20 family lipoprotein — protein MKNQVKKILGMSVIAAMVIVGCSHAPKSGISKSNKAYKEATKGAPDWVVGDLEKVAKYEKYSGVFLGRAEDLITNNDVDYSTNQATAKARANLAANLKSTLQKDLENEKTRTVDASGKRSISGTDTEKISQLVDKELIASKMLARYVGKDRVFVLVGLDKQIVDKVREELGMVKK, from the coding sequence ATGAAAAATCAAGTTAAAAAAATTTTAGGGATGAGTGTGATAGCAGCGATGGTGATCGTAGGTTGCAGCCATGCCCCAAAATCAGGTATCAGTAAAAGCAATAAGGCATACAAAGAAGCGACTAAAGGCGCTCCTGATTGGGTTGTAGGGGATTTGGAAAAAGTGGCGAAGTATGAAAAATATTCAGGGGTCTTTTTAGGAAGGGCTGAAGATTTGATCACCAATAATGATGTGGATTATTCTACTAACCAGGCTACAGCGAAGGCTAGGGCTAATTTAGCGGCGAATTTAAAATCCACTTTACAAAAAGATTTGGAAAATGAAAAAACTAGAACGGTAGACGCTTCTGGTAAAAGGTCCATCAGCGGCACTGATACTGAAAAAATTTCTCAATTGGTGGATAAGGAATTGATCGCTTCTAAAATGCTTGCCCGCTATGTTGGTAAAGATAGGGTTTTTGTTTTAGTGGGCTTGGATAAGCAAATTGTGGATAAAGTGCGCGAAGAGTTAGGCATGGTTAAAAAGTAG